The nucleotide sequence GACGGGTATTTACGCCAAGCTGGATATTACCTTTAACTCCCTTGTTGCCAATATTGAAAACTACAAAGGCAAGTTCGGTCTGCTTTGCAACAAGGAGATGGGCAAGGACACGCAGTGGGTCATTGACTCCATGCGGGTAAAGACACCGGGGCATCACACTCATATCGGTTCGTTATCCGGCGGTAATCAGCAGAAAGTCGTTATTGGGCGCTGGCTGCTGACTCAACCTGAAATTCTGATGATGGACGAACCCACCCGGGGTATTGATGTAGGCGCCAAGTATGAAATCTACCAGCTGATTCTGGATCTGGCGAAAAAGGGTAAGGGTGTGATTATGATTTCCTCGGAAATGCCCGAGCTACTTGGTACGACAGACCGTATTCTGGTAATGAGCAATGGGCGAGTCGCAGGTATTGTTAATACCAGAGAAACCACACAGAACGAAATTCTAGAACTGGCATCACGCTACCTGTAATTGAAGGAGTATTCTCATGGGCAATGCAACAAGCCTTAACCGAAAAGGCTTTAACGCAATGCAGATGATCAAGGAAGGTGGTATTTATGCCGTACTTCTGATTCTGCTGGCTGTTATCATTATTCAAGAACCGTCGTTTGTTAGTCTGAGAAACCTGAGTAATATTCTTACCCAGTCGTCAGTACGGATTATTATTGCTCTGGGTGTTGCAAGCCTGATTGTGACCCAGGGAACCGACCTTTCTGCCGGTCGTCAGGTCGGACTGGCAGCCGTGATTTCTGCCACTATGTTGCAGGCACTGACCAATGCCAACAAAGTGTTCCCGGAACTGGGTGCTATTCCCATCCCTGTGGTTATCCTTCTGGTCTGCTCTATCGGTGCCATCATCGGGCTGTTAAATGGCTTTGTGGTCGCTTATCTGAAAGTGACCCCGTTTATTGCCACGCTGGGCACGATGATCATCGTCTACGGTATTAACTCCCTGTACTTCGATATGGTGGGAGCCTCGCCCGTTGCGGGTTTTGACCCCCGGTTTTCAGAGTTTACCCAGGGTTTTATCCGGCTAGGTAGTTTCAGGTTGTCGTATATTACGTTTTATGCCGCCATTGCTATTGTTATCAGCTGGGTGATGTGGAACAAAACGGTCTTTGGCAAAAATATCTTTGCCATCGGTGGTAACCCCGAAGCCGCTAAAGTGTCCGGTGTCAACGTGACTTTGACGTTGCTGAAAGTGTACGCATTGTCTGGTGTTTTCTATGCATTTGCCGGTCTGCTGGAAGCGGGTCGAATCGGCAGTGCCACGAACAACCTTGGCTTTATGTACGAACTGGATGCGATTGCAGCCTGCGTGGTGGGTGGAGTGTCCTTTGCCGGTGGTGTGGGCAGTATTGCCGGCGTGGCAACAGGCGTATTAATTTTTACCCTGATCAACTACGGCATGACTTATATCGGCGTAAGCCCTTACTGGCAATACGTCATTAAAGGTTCCATTATCATCTTTGCGGTGGCTCTGGACTCAATGAAGTACGCTGAGAAGAAGTAAGGAGAAAGGCAGACAGGAATGAGGAAAACGCCCTTGTCTGCCGCTTCGAACTATAGACGTACTCAGGCTGAAAAGGTTGTCTGCAATCTCAACACTGGTCTTGCTGTAGGCCTGAGAGCTTTAGAAGTAAAGAAGTCGAAGGACTGACGCTGGATTTGAAATTAGCGATGCGATGATCGACGAGATTTTGATATACGATGGGGAGATCAGGATATTCTATGATCCCGCTGTGACTATCGACTCAACAGCTCGACTCAACAGCGGTTCATAGTAGAAGAAAATGGCTCCCCGAGCTGGACTCGAACCAGCGACCAATAGATTAACAGTCTACTGCTCTACCAACTGAGCTATCGGGGAACAAAGATGGTGGGTCGTGTAGGATTCGAACCTACGACCAATTGGTTAAAAGCCAACTGCTCTACCAACTGAGCTAACGACCCACAGACAACCAGCTACGCAAGCTGATCATTCAAAAGTGGCTCCCCGAGCTGGACTCGAACCAGCGACCAATAGATTAACAGTCTACTGCTCTACCAACTGAGCTATCGGGGAATAAGGCCAGACAACTTAACACATAAACGCGAGAGAAGGAATGGTGGGTCGTGTAGGATTCGAACCTACGACCAATTGGTTAAAAGCCAACTGCTCTACCAACTGAGCTAACGACCCATGCCGCTCATCAGATACGCAACCTGACAAACCCTGCCGCACCTCAACCGATCAAAATCTAACCAGAAAGAAGTGGCTCCCCGAGCTGGACTCGAACCAGCGACCAATAGATTAACAGTCTACTGCTCTACCAACTGAGCTATCGGGGAATCGCGTTTGGTGATGCGTTGTCATCATCACCTGACGGCAGCGAATATTAATGAGATTTCCGGCTGAGTCAACCCTTAATCCAAAACAATGTGTAAAAAAGGCTCAAAAAATTTTTTTGAGATAACAATGAGATATATCAGAACCCTGCGCCACCAGCCGGTAAAGTTTCCAGACCTGATGCCGGAGTAGGGCTGCAGAGTCAGTGTGACTGCTTTTAGGTTATTTTATCTATTTTGTTCACGCAGAGAGCTTTTCATTATTGCCCTGAATCAATGCCTTACTCATCAAACTCAACCACTATGCCCGGCAATCATCCAGGGGCTTTGACAAACCTCCGTCATGACTCCCTGGGCAAAGGCCAGAAAGAGTGAGTCAAATGCTGTTTGAACAGGATCGTATCGAAATCATTACTGCCCGGAAAAAAACACAGGTTGAGGAGTTCCTGAAGGTCAGGGGGTTAACCCTTGAATCAGACATTGAACTGACCATCGGCCTGTTCCGTGACAAAACCCTGATCGGAACCGGCTCCATCGCGGGCAATATAATAAAGTGTGTCGCAGTATCCTGTAAGGTGACGGGTGAAGGCATTGGTTTGAAACTGGTGTCCGAACTGGTTAATCACGCTTACAGCATGGGCCGCAGAAAACTGTATGTTTATACCAAACCCCAATATCGCCCTATCTTCAGCGGTGCGGGTTTCTCACCTCTGGCGGAAGTTCCCGAAACTGTGACATTACTGGAAAACAGCAGCAGTCGTCTGGCTACCTATATAAAGGAACTTGAGCAATACCGGAAAACGGGTACCAATATCGCTGGTATCGTCATGAATGCCAACCCGTTTACACTGGGTCATCGCTACCTTGTGGAAAAAGCCTGTCAGGAAAACGACTGGGTTCACCTGTTTGTGGTGAAGGAAGATGCGTCAGAATTTTCTTACGATGTGAGACTTCGTTTAATACTGGACGGTCTCGAACATCTGCACAACGTCACCGTTCACGAAGGCAGCGATTACATTATTTCAAAAGTGACCTTCCCCACTTACTTTATTAAGGACAAACAGATCGTCGAGGACGCCCACGCCCGGCTGGACTTAACCCTGTTCAGAAACCACATTGCCCCGGCACTGGGCATCAACCGTCGCTACGTAGGCAGTGAACCTTTCTGCATAGTCACCAGCCATTACAACCGCGTTATGAAAGAAGTGTTTGATGATAGCGCCCTGCCCTGTCCGGTCATTGAAGTGAAGGAAGTTAGACGACACGAGCAGTCAGGGCATGCCGTCTCCGCCTCCAGAGTCAGGGAGCTGATCGGTTCAGTTGAGCTGGATAAACTGTCAGCACTGGTTCCGGCCTCCACCCTCAGTTACATCAACAAAGAGCACGTCAGTAAGGGGCACACTAATAAAGGGCACACTAATAAAGTGTACCCGGCGAACCCGTTTTACACGATGAACTGAAGGCTGGTTGTGTTCATTCTGATCATAAGTTTTTTTTTGCCAGACAGCGCCAATGATGTGTATCAAAAAAGACTCGACTTCATTTCAATAGGGTTGACGTTGATTTCATGAGTCCTGTTCTGCAGGATGCAACTATTTTGAAACCTATTTTGAAACCTATTTTGAAACCTATCATGGCGGGTTGTCACACAGTGAAAATTACAGAGTCTGCATTTGCAGGGTCACTGGAATCCAGTGACCTGCTGGTTCAAATTGAACCGAATAATGAGGGTGGCCTTTTTATAGACCTTGAGAGTTCTGTAGAAAAACAGTTTGGTCAGGCTATTCGCAAAACCGCACTGGACACTCTGGAAAAAATGGGTGTCACGTCTGCCCGACTGACCCTGCAGGACAAAGGCGCTCTTGATGGTGTTATACGAGCCCGTATTCAGGCAGCCGTGCTGCGCTCCACCGGTGAAGAAACGATTGACTGGAGTCGTCTGTAATGAGTGAATCCATGCAACTGCGCAGAAGCATGCTGTTTGTTCCCGGCCATAATGCCGCCATGCTGGCAACGGCGCATATCTACAAACCCGATACCATTATGTTCGATCTGGAAGACTCTGTTGCACTTCGGGAGAAAGACACCACCCGCCTGATGGTGTTCCACGCCCTTCAGAACCCGCTTTATAAAGACATTGAAACAACGGTTCGCGTTAACCCTCTCTACACGCCCTACGGTCATAAAGATATTGAAGCGGTGGTTCGTGCCGGTGTTGATGTTGTCCGTTTGCCGATGGTGTCCACCGTCGAGCAGGTCCTTGAGGGCGACCGGCTGATTACCGAGATAGAACAGTCCTGTGGCCGTGCCGTTGGCAGCACGAAGCTAATGGCCGCCATTGAGTCGGCAGCAGGCATCGCCAATGTTTTTGAAATAGCAAAATGCTGCCCACGCCTGATGGGCATTGCCCTGGCTGCGGAAGACTATGTCACCGACCTGAAAACCACCCGCTCAGCCACCGGCGAAGAACTGTTTCTTGCCCGCAGCCGTATTGTTGTGGCGGCGCGTGCTGCCGGCATTGCCTGTTACGATGCGGTGCACTCTGACGTGAACGATGAAGAAGGCTTTATTACCCAGGCCCGGCTGGCGAAACAGATGGGCTTTGACGGCAAGAGCCTGGTCAACCCGCGCCAGATTGATTTGCTTCACGGTGTCTACGCACCAACAGAAGACGAAGTCGACCACGCCATTACGATTGTTGAAGCAGCTACCGAAGCGGCAAACAGAGGCATTGGTGTGGTCTCGCTGAATGGGAAGATGGTAGACGGCCCCATTATTACTCGTGCCGAGCGCACGATCGCATTAGCCAGAGCCTGTGGAATGAAAGTGGAGCTGTAAGGGATATGAACAAGAATTCTATTGGCCGTGAAATACCGGTATCAGGCGTTGAGCTGTTTGGCGGGCCTTTCCAGAAAACCCCCTACCTGCCCCGTGAAAGCGGCATTCCGTCCCATAACCGCAATGGCAAAATTGTCGACTCCCTGGAACAGGCGATCATTAACAGCGGCCTTAAGGATGGGATGACCATCTCCTTCCACCACCATTTCCGTGGCGGTGACAAGGTACTTAACACGGTCATGGCAATCATTGCCGATATGGGCATAAAAGACCTGACCATTGCGCCGAGTTCTTTGCTCGATCACCATTCGCCGGTTATTGAGCATGTAAAGAACGGTGTCATTAGCAAAATATACACCTCCGGCATGCGTGGTGAGATTGGTCAGTTCATCTCTGAAGGCGGGATGGAAGAACCGGTCATCATTCACTCCCACGGTGGCCGGGCGCGAATGATTGAGTCCGGTGAGCTGACCATTGACGTGGCTTTTCTTGGTGCGTCAACGTCCGATATTTTTGGCAACGCCAACGGCCAGAGCGGCAAGACCCGCTGCGGTTCCCTCGGCTACGCCAAGGTGGATTCAGCCCACGCCACTCACACCATACTGCTGACCGAGCAGATCACGGGTTTTCCAAACATCCCCAACAGCATTCCCCAGGATCACGTGAACAGCATTGTGGTTCTGGATGAAATTGGCGATTCATCCAAAATCAGCCAGGGGGCGGTGCGGATGACTAAAAACCCCCAGGAACTGCTTATTGCCCGACAGACTGCCCGGGTCATTGAACACTCCGGCTTTTTCAAAGACGGCTTTTCATTCCAGACCGGTTCCGGTGGTTCATCACTGGCGGTTGCCCGTTTCCTGAAAGACATTATGGATCGCCATAACGTTAAAGGCGGCGTGGCGCTGGGTGGCATCACCACTCCACTGGTTCAGCTTCATGAGGAAGGTTATTTCCCCAAGCTGATGGATACCCAGTCTTTCGACGGTGACGCGGTGGAATCCATTGCCCGCAACCCGGACCATCTGGAAATTTCCGCCTCCCAGTACGCCAGCCTGCACACCGGAAGCTGCTCCGTGAATATGCTGGACTTTGTGGTGCTGAGCGCTCTGGAAGTGGATACCGACTTCAATGTTAATGTTATGACCGGCTCCGACGGTGTGCTCCGGGGAGCTTCCGGCGGGCATTGCGATACGGCGGCCGGAGCCAATGTCACCATTCTGGTAATGCCACTGGTGCGTGGGCGCATCCCCTGTGTGGTGGATGCCGTTAACACCGTGGTCACACCCGGTTCTACTGTCGATGTACTGGTTACAGACCAGGGCATTGCCGTGAATCCGGCCCGAAAAGAATTACAGGAACGACTGCGGGCGGCAGGCTTACCCGTGGTCAGCATTGAGTACCTGCACGAGCGAGCCATCAGCATTACCGGCAAGCCTCAGCCTATCGACTATAACGACCGTGTTGTCGCCCTGGTTCAATACCGTGACGGCACCATTATCGACGTGGTTCGTCAGGTGGCTTCCTGAGTGTGCGGCCAGTGACCATGAGCAGGGTAACACTTCAGGATATGCTTCAGGCACGGGACTGGCGGCGTGAGCAGCAACAGCGACTGTTAACACAGCACGGCGGCTCTCTGATCTCCTTCACCATTAATATGCCCGGTGACGTGAAAGACTGTTATGCCAGCCGGGTTGCCTTTGACCAGGGGCTGAAAGCAGTGCAGACGCTGTTGCGCAAAAAAAACTGGCACTGTGTGGTTACCCTGACGGAGCGAAAAGCCACAGGGCCATTGGCACTGGTGGCTTTGGCACAGCCGGATGCAACAGCGGTCAAGCAGGCAATGATCGAGCTGGAAAATGAACACCCGCTGGGGAGACTGTTTGATCTTGATGTTCTTGACCGGGACGGACGAATTCTTTCCCGGAAAGAATTTGGGGCTCCGGTGCGTAAATGCCTTGTGTGTCATCTTGATGCGGTTATTTGTGCCCGTTCACAACAGCACGACATTCAGCAGCTTCGCGCTCATATTCATGAGCTGGTTGTGTTACAACAAACGACTGTTGACGAATAATTAACTGTCTCGCCTTTTCTGAAAAATTCAGGAAAGGCGAGCTTTCCAAGTAGCCTCTCATGATCGAATCCCTTCTTGAAAAACCCTCAGAAAACTTCTGTTCTGACCCGTCTGACCCGGCGCATTTTATTGCCGGACTCGCCTACGAGGCGATGCTGCTGGAAGTATTAACCACCCCAAAACCCGGACTGGTTGACCAGGCTAACAGTGGTTCACATAAGGATATGAACCTCTCAACGTTTATTGACAGCGCCGGGGCTATTCAGCCATGGCTTAATCATTTTGTGTCGGCTGGAATGAAAACGGCCCATGCACCGGCAGAAACAGTGCTTGCCAGTATCAGGCCTCAGGGTATCGCCTGTGAGCAGGCCATGTTTAGTGCCACAAACGGGGTTAACACCCATAAGGGCATGATTTTTTCCATGGCTATCGTCCTTGCAGCAGCGGGTCGACAGCTGACACTGGAAGGGAAAGAAGGACTGAACAGCGAAAAGCTCTGTGACCAGGTCGCCGCAATGACAGCAGGGCTGATTGAAAGAGAACTGTCGTCTGTCCTGAAACCCCGGACTGCCGGTGAACGTTTGTTCCAACAGTTCGGACTTACCGGCATCCGGGGAGAAGTGGAGTCCGGGTTTGCAACCGTTCGGCAGCACGCCCTGCCGGTGTTAACCTCTCTGCTAAAACACGGCCCCCGAAATATTGCACTGCTACAGACACTGCTACACCTGATGGCCCACAACAACGACACCAATATCGTTTCCCGTGGGGGAATGCTGGCTTTGAAATACACTCAGAAACGGGCTCGCTCTTTGCTGAAAGAAGGGGGCGTACTGGCAGACAATGGCCTGGCCAGCTTGCACGCGTTTGACAGGGACATGATCGCCAGAAACCTGAGCCCTGGTGGCAGTGCCGACCTTCTGGCTCTGACGTGGCTGATGCACAGGCTTGAAACGATCAGCAGCCCATTGAGCAATTATTGACCAATCTCATGGTTTACTCAGCATAAGCACTATATGATCATCAGCACCATGGACTCTTATAAAACGTGAACGGCCTTGCTCGACAAGATAAAACCCATACTGAACTGGTTTTCAGGTTCAAAGTTTCAGCACCGTATCTTTCTTATCCTTCTGTTAACCAGTCTGTTTGAAATTGTCACGGTCAGTCAGGGAGCCTCATCCCTGATAGACGACATCATTGCAGAACAGGCCAGCCATAAGGCATTGAGTCAGGCAAAAATAATAGCCCGCATTCCCCTCATAAAGAGAGCGCTTCAGGAACAATCTCCGGAGTTAATTCAAGACCTGATGCGTGACATTCAACGTTCTTCAGACACCGCTTTTATTGTTGTTGGCGATTTACAGAGTGTACGGTACTTTCATCCAAACCCTGGTAAAGTTGGCCTGACCATGACAGGCGGTGACAATAACTGGGAAAAGCTAAGCCTTGGACAACCCTATAGCTCGATCAGTACCGGCAGTATGGGGCTTTCGGTCCGGGGCAAAGCCCCTGTGATGGACGAACAGGGTCGTCTGGTGGGCATTGTCTCGGTCGGGTATATGGTGAGCCAGATCGACAGCCGTATTGCCTCAGATGCTGCCCCTGTTATTTACCTGACCTTCTTTGTTGTGCTGCTGGCGCTCTTTATCGCGTTTGTTATCTCATGCTATCTGAAAAAGCAGCTTCTGGGCATGGAGCCCGAGAGTATTGCAAGACGCCTGCAGGAACGTACCGCAATCATGCGGTCACTCTATGAAGGCTTTGTGGCTGTAGACGACAAAGGCATAATTACCGCTGCCAACCCATCGGCCCGGGAAGCCCTGTCCCAGGGTGAAACCCCGCTGCGGGGGAGGAATATCCGTGAGTTCCCGCAATTTATGGAGCTGGTACAACGGAAAGAACTCTGTCAGGAAAAAGATCTGCACATTACCATCGACGACACCATGCTCATTTGCAATGCCACACGCTACGGAACCCCGGGTACTCCTTACGGAACGGTGATCAGCTTCCGCAAACAGGAAGATATTGAATTACTGACCCGGCAGCTGTCACAGGTCAGGCAGTATGTGGAAACCCTCAGAGTGCAGGCTCACGAGTACGCCAACAAGCTCTCTGTCATTGGCGGCATGATTTATATGCAGGATTATGACCGGGCACTTGCCTATATAGAAAGCCAGAGTCGTTCACACCAGCAAACCATTGACTTTATGAATCAGAACATCTGTTTCCCTAAACTTCGGGGGTTACTGATGGGCAAGTACCATCAGGCTCAGGAACTGGGAATAGAATTTATTATGGACGACGGCTGTTGTCTTAATAAGCTACCAGAGACGACGACCGAGGAACAGGTGATTGCCATTGTCGGTAATTTACTCAGTAATGCTTTCGAGGCAGTACAACGCCGTGTCACCGGAGAAAGACAGGTAACGCTTCTTATTACGGATGTCGGTGACGATCTTGTTATAGAGGTCGAGGATAATGGCCCGGGCATACCGGATGATAAAATCCCTGACATTATCCGCAAAGGCGTGACTTCCAAAAAGGGAATAAACCATGGTGTCGGGCTGTTCCTTGTCAACAGCATTATCAATCAGGCCAATGGTCACTTGCTGTTTGAACCGGCACAGCCATCAGGGGTCGTTGTCACTGCCGTTATTCCGGGGCATTCAACCCGTTGTCGGAATGGCTCTGAACATTCAGTTTCTTACCAATAAAGCTTTTTTATGGAACGTATTAACACTCTTATCGTTGAAGATGACCTGAATATTGCGCGGCTGAACAGCTTTTGTGTAGAACAGATGTTCCGCTTTAAAGAGGCGGGTATCGCATCCAATACCGAAGAGGCCAGAAATATGATTAACATATTGAAGCCTGATCTGGTTCTGCTGGATAACTACCTGCCCGATGGCCTTGGCATTGACCTGGTCAAAGAGCTGGGTAGCAAGGAAGAAAAGCCCGACATTATTCTCATCACCGCCGCACGGGACGTAGAAACCATTCAGGCAGCCATGCGCAATGGCGTGTTTGATTACGTTATCAAGCCCATCGCCTACAGCCGACTGCAGGAGTCATTGCAGCGATATCTTGATTTCAAGCTTGCCAGAGGTGAGACAACCCTGACCCAGAATGCGATAGATAACCTGTTTGGGCATACCTCCCACAGCAACACGGGTAAGGAGTACCCCAAAGGTATTGACCCTATTTCACTGGAGAAGGTACGACAGGCGCTGGACAACAGTGAGACGTTCTCAGCAACTCAGCTGAGTCAGCTGATTGGTGTCAGCCGAACCACTGCCCGCCGCTATCTCGAATATTCTGTCAGTGTTGGTATGGCGACAGTAGCGGTTTCTCATGGTCATGTAGGAAGGCCGGAAAGGCTGTATAAAAAAGCCCGGAGGTAATAATAGCCCTGCCCCGTCACCACAGCCCGGCAAGGGGAATGGAGACAGGGCAGAAAAAGTCAGACAGAGCGATACTACAAATCCTGTTTCCAACCTCTTGGATCAAGAGCTTTATTTACTTCTCTATTAACGGCAGTTGTATTTTTGTTCCAGCTTTCAATGGCTTCATTCTTTTGAGAAGATGGCTCCCTGCCATGGTAAAGGGGGTTTTCGACTGAATAAGAAAAACTTCTATTTTTAAAACCCAATATTCCATTTACACGAAATCTATTCGCATAAACTGCTCCTGCAAAAGATTGATAAATATTTCTATCTCCATAATTACCCAAAACAAAAAACTTTCCCAGAACGTTAGACTCCAAACCTTTTACCGCAATGAGTGATATAGGTGATCCGAACATTGTCAGGCTGCCATTTTCCCTAACCATTGTACTAATTAATTTACCGTCACCTGCGTCAACGCCAATTTCATTTTTAAAAACCTGATCTCCTGAAAACTGGACCGGCTTATAGTCAAGATCAAAGTAAATGGCCTAATGAGGACAATTTGTTAGTTTTTTCGCACTGGCTTTCATAGCTGATTCAATAGCACTACAGCTATTACGAAGAATATTAATTCTAAAAAAGTTAACTTTCTGGCCTAAGTCCTGATCATTCTTATCGCCAAAATCGATTTCAGATTGAATGGTCGACGTATGAAATTCATTTTCATAAACATTGTAGTTATTAATTTTACTACCACGCCAATCAATTTTTTTGACATCCAAAACATTAACATTATCAAGACCATACGATTGTAGTGTACGTTCAAAGTCCTGGTACTGAGAAATAGCTTCTTCACTCAAACCATAGGAGTCATACCATAAAAACACCTGTTTATCAGGGTTGTAAAAAGCCCAGTCATAAATCGTTTGCTGGTGCGGCAGAAGATCGGTGTTAGGTATTTCGTGTCCCCAGCTTGTTTTGCGCCCGGTCAGCCTGAACCAGATCAGGTGGATAGATACGTCACTATTATTTTTCGACTGTTCATTTTTATTTTTTTTCCCGGATAGCACATAGGCAAAATCTTTCCGCACAGAACTAACAGCATCAAAAATATCATCGTCTGTATTCTTTTCAATGACGACAGAGAGCAGCCTCACCATTGCATCAATAATATAAGGGGTATCACCATCTTCCAGAAACCTTCGTTTTCCTTTTTTTGACAGGCTATTTTTTATTTC is from Endozoicomonas gorgoniicola and encodes:
- the mglC gene encoding galactose/methyl galactoside ABC transporter permease MglC, translated to MGNATSLNRKGFNAMQMIKEGGIYAVLLILLAVIIIQEPSFVSLRNLSNILTQSSVRIIIALGVASLIVTQGTDLSAGRQVGLAAVISATMLQALTNANKVFPELGAIPIPVVILLVCSIGAIIGLLNGFVVAYLKVTPFIATLGTMIIVYGINSLYFDMVGASPVAGFDPRFSEFTQGFIRLGSFRLSYITFYAAIAIVISWVMWNKTVFGKNIFAIGGNPEAAKVSGVNVTLTLLKVYALSGVFYAFAGLLEAGRIGSATNNLGFMYELDAIAACVVGGVSFAGGVGSIAGVATGVLIFTLINYGMTYIGVSPYWQYVIKGSIIIFAVALDSMKYAEKK
- the citC gene encoding [citrate (pro-3S)-lyase] ligase, which gives rise to MLFEQDRIEIITARKKTQVEEFLKVRGLTLESDIELTIGLFRDKTLIGTGSIAGNIIKCVAVSCKVTGEGIGLKLVSELVNHAYSMGRRKLYVYTKPQYRPIFSGAGFSPLAEVPETVTLLENSSSRLATYIKELEQYRKTGTNIAGIVMNANPFTLGHRYLVEKACQENDWVHLFVVKEDASEFSYDVRLRLILDGLEHLHNVTVHEGSDYIISKVTFPTYFIKDKQIVEDAHARLDLTLFRNHIAPALGINRRYVGSEPFCIVTSHYNRVMKEVFDDSALPCPVIEVKEVRRHEQSGHAVSASRVRELIGSVELDKLSALVPASTLSYINKEHVSKGHTNKGHTNKVYPANPFYTMN
- the citD gene encoding citrate lyase acyl carrier protein, giving the protein MKITESAFAGSLESSDLLVQIEPNNEGGLFIDLESSVEKQFGQAIRKTALDTLEKMGVTSARLTLQDKGALDGVIRARIQAAVLRSTGEETIDWSRL
- the citE gene encoding citrate (pro-3S)-lyase subunit beta yields the protein MSESMQLRRSMLFVPGHNAAMLATAHIYKPDTIMFDLEDSVALREKDTTRLMVFHALQNPLYKDIETTVRVNPLYTPYGHKDIEAVVRAGVDVVRLPMVSTVEQVLEGDRLITEIEQSCGRAVGSTKLMAAIESAAGIANVFEIAKCCPRLMGIALAAEDYVTDLKTTRSATGEELFLARSRIVVAARAAGIACYDAVHSDVNDEEGFITQARLAKQMGFDGKSLVNPRQIDLLHGVYAPTEDEVDHAITIVEAATEAANRGIGVVSLNGKMVDGPIITRAERTIALARACGMKVEL
- the citF gene encoding citrate lyase subunit alpha, with amino-acid sequence MNKNSIGREIPVSGVELFGGPFQKTPYLPRESGIPSHNRNGKIVDSLEQAIINSGLKDGMTISFHHHFRGGDKVLNTVMAIIADMGIKDLTIAPSSLLDHHSPVIEHVKNGVISKIYTSGMRGEIGQFISEGGMEEPVIIHSHGGRARMIESGELTIDVAFLGASTSDIFGNANGQSGKTRCGSLGYAKVDSAHATHTILLTEQITGFPNIPNSIPQDHVNSIVVLDEIGDSSKISQGAVRMTKNPQELLIARQTARVIEHSGFFKDGFSFQTGSGGSSLAVARFLKDIMDRHNVKGGVALGGITTPLVQLHEEGYFPKLMDTQSFDGDAVESIARNPDHLEISASQYASLHTGSCSVNMLDFVVLSALEVDTDFNVNVMTGSDGVLRGASGGHCDTAAGANVTILVMPLVRGRIPCVVDAVNTVVTPGSTVDVLVTDQGIAVNPARKELQERLRAAGLPVVSIEYLHERAISITGKPQPIDYNDRVVALVQYRDGTIIDVVRQVAS
- the citX gene encoding citrate lyase holo-[acyl-carrier protein] synthase; this encodes MSRVTLQDMLQARDWRREQQQRLLTQHGGSLISFTINMPGDVKDCYASRVAFDQGLKAVQTLLRKKNWHCVVTLTERKATGPLALVALAQPDATAVKQAMIELENEHPLGRLFDLDVLDRDGRILSRKEFGAPVRKCLVCHLDAVICARSQQHDIQQLRAHIHELVVLQQTTVDE
- the citG gene encoding triphosphoribosyl-dephospho-CoA synthase CitG, giving the protein MIESLLEKPSENFCSDPSDPAHFIAGLAYEAMLLEVLTTPKPGLVDQANSGSHKDMNLSTFIDSAGAIQPWLNHFVSAGMKTAHAPAETVLASIRPQGIACEQAMFSATNGVNTHKGMIFSMAIVLAAAGRQLTLEGKEGLNSEKLCDQVAAMTAGLIERELSSVLKPRTAGERLFQQFGLTGIRGEVESGFATVRQHALPVLTSLLKHGPRNIALLQTLLHLMAHNNDTNIVSRGGMLALKYTQKRARSLLKEGGVLADNGLASLHAFDRDMIARNLSPGGSADLLALTWLMHRLETISSPLSNY
- a CDS encoding ATP-binding protein — encoded protein: MLDKIKPILNWFSGSKFQHRIFLILLLTSLFEIVTVSQGASSLIDDIIAEQASHKALSQAKIIARIPLIKRALQEQSPELIQDLMRDIQRSSDTAFIVVGDLQSVRYFHPNPGKVGLTMTGGDNNWEKLSLGQPYSSISTGSMGLSVRGKAPVMDEQGRLVGIVSVGYMVSQIDSRIASDAAPVIYLTFFVVLLALFIAFVISCYLKKQLLGMEPESIARRLQERTAIMRSLYEGFVAVDDKGIITAANPSAREALSQGETPLRGRNIREFPQFMELVQRKELCQEKDLHITIDDTMLICNATRYGTPGTPYGTVISFRKQEDIELLTRQLSQVRQYVETLRVQAHEYANKLSVIGGMIYMQDYDRALAYIESQSRSHQQTIDFMNQNICFPKLRGLLMGKYHQAQELGIEFIMDDGCCLNKLPETTTEEQVIAIVGNLLSNAFEAVQRRVTGERQVTLLITDVGDDLVIEVEDNGPGIPDDKIPDIIRKGVTSKKGINHGVGLFLVNSIINQANGHLLFEPAQPSGVVVTAVIPGHSTRCRNGSEHSVSYQ
- a CDS encoding response regulator — translated: MERINTLIVEDDLNIARLNSFCVEQMFRFKEAGIASNTEEARNMINILKPDLVLLDNYLPDGLGIDLVKELGSKEEKPDIILITAARDVETIQAAMRNGVFDYVIKPIAYSRLQESLQRYLDFKLARGETTLTQNAIDNLFGHTSHSNTGKEYPKGIDPISLEKVRQALDNSETFSATQLSQLIGVSRTTARRYLEYSVSVGMATVAVSHGHVGRPERLYKKARR